A stretch of Elgaria multicarinata webbii isolate HBS135686 ecotype San Diego chromosome 5, rElgMul1.1.pri, whole genome shotgun sequence DNA encodes these proteins:
- the HIKESHI gene encoding protein Hikeshi, with product MFGCLVAGRLVQTAAQQVAEDKFVFDVTDYESINHVVVFMLGTMPFPAGMGGSVYFCYPDENGVAVWQLLGFVTNEKPSAVFKISGLKSGKGSQHPFGAMNIPQMPSVAQIGVSVELLDLLAQQTPVASAAVSSVNSFTEFTQKMLDNFYNFTSSFTVTQAQMIPNPSEAFIPANVVLKWYENFQRRLTHNPFFWKT from the exons ATGTTTGGCTGTTTGGTTGCCGGGAGGCTG GTGCAAACAGCTGCGCAACAGGTGGCAGAAGATAAGTTTGTATTTGACGTGACAGACTACGAAAGCATCAACCATGTGGTGGTCTTCATGCTGGGGACCATGCCTTTTCCAGCGGGCATGGGCGGATCTGTCTACTTCTGCTATCCTGATGAAAATGGGGTGGCAGTGTGGCAGCTCCTGGGTTTTGTCACAAACGAAAAACCAAGTGCTGTCTTCAAAATTTCTGGTCTAAAATCTG GGAAAGGCAGCCAACACCCGTTTGGAGCCATGAATATCCCCCAAATGCCATCTGTTGCCCAGATTGGGGTCTCTGTGGAGCTGCTGGATCTCTTGGCTCAGCAAACTCCTGTAGCAAGTGCCGCTGTATCATCAGTCAATTCGTTCACAGAG tTCACTCAAAAGATGCTAGATAATTTTTATAACTTCACCTCATCCTTCACTGTCACTCAGGCCCAAATGATACCCAACCCATCTGAAGCTTTCATTCCTGCAAATGTAGTTCTGAAATG gtaCGAGAATTTCCAAAGACGGCTAACTCACAATCCTTTCTTTTGGAAAACATAA